The Brassica napus cultivar Da-Ae chromosome C1, Da-Ae, whole genome shotgun sequence DNA segment TACTGTTGTCTCCCTGAATTCGGAGCTGGGTTTGGTCACCCTATAGAAGGTTCTCCGACCCCACCTCTACTTGCCTTCTTAGGTGGCAAAGGCAAGAGAAGGCTCCAGGAGAATATGCTGAAACAGGTATGCttcttatgtttatatatgcaTTAATTTGATATAAAGTGATTTTATACTAACTTAATAGTTTTATCTTCTGCAGACTAGGACTAAGAACTTTACTATGAAGGATTACTCTGAAATGTTCCCTCGCTGGGATGGTGAGCTGGAAGATGAGAAGGCTGATAACATAGTGAAGGCAGTGTTTTCTTCAGGCTGGGCATGGGAACAAAGTCACTGGCCTCTTGTCAGAACAAAACTGTGGACAAATGTGAAGGTGGAGATCCTTCCGATGAAGACATAAGCTGGTCAGATGTTGCGAAGCTTGAAGACAGTGTCCCCTTCTCGCACACAGTCTGATGCAGAATCACGCAAGAAGGCTCGTGAGTCCCCTGGCCTGGATGTGGAGACCATGAAAGGAGAAATAGTTCGTTGGCTAACTGGCCTGACTTCTAATGTGGCTGAGGGGCTGAGCAGATGCGAGAACACTCTGAAGACACAATCCCGCATGATTGAGGGCCTTACAACTCAGGTGGGAGCTGTTGAGAAGATGGTGCGTGAAGGTTGGAAGGAAGACCACACCAAAGCTGATTCATCTACTGATGTACCTGAGGCAAACAAATCTGATGGAGACAAAGCTAAGAAGGACAGCGCTGAAGAAAGCAAAGGTGATGAAAGCGATGAAAGCAAAGGTGAGGAAAGCAAAGGTGAGGAAAGCAGAGCCGAGGAAAGCAGAGCCGAGGAAAGCAAAGCTGCGGAAACAGCTCCCAAAGGAATGACAACAAGAGCCAAAGCTAGAGACACCCAAGCCACTGTGGTTAGTACCAAAACATCTCCCAAACTACTCAATCcgaaaagaggaaaaaaatcaGTGAAAAAGAAATAACTTGTTTGCATTTGGATTTGGAACTGTGGAAAAACGTGTGCATTTGAATGTTCTCTTTTGGTTTGTATAATATTTGTGGCTGTTATTAATGTGTTCTTTCTACTGAAAACAAATGCAGAGTGAGAGTGAAAATGAGAACGGAGGCATAAGTGTTGTTGTAATAGATAAAGAACAATCATGCATTGATTATGGTTCTgtgaaaaaactaaaacaagtTGGTAAAGTGAGAGCTGCTCGCATTGTGGCCCGTGCTAAAAGTGATCGGCAACGTAGGCTTGCTGCAACTCAGCAGTCTCCTTTTGATGGAGACAGCACGGCAAAGGTTATTATACCTAACCAGCAGAAGCAAGGCCAGGGATATAACCCATTTGCTAATCCTGATCGCCAAAAGCTCTCTGCTCTTCTTGATTGGGTGAAACTTGACCCGTAAGTCATCTATTTCCTAAATTAATTGCTCTTTATATAAAGACTTtgtagtgttttatttatttaatttgattattgACAGCAAATGGCGACAGAAGGTCAAAAGTTCTTCAAGTCATTGGTTCTACATACTACTAACTCCTACAAAATGGTTGATTGACACGGTATGTAGACTTCTCTCTCATGTAGACTTCTCTCGCATGTAGATGTATCTGATGTAGAAGTCTCTAATGTTGTAAATGCAGCACATGGATGCTGGCATTAATCTCTTAAGGCTCCGATACACAAAGCACCCTGAATGGTTTAGGTCCGACAGATTTTGCATTTTGGATGCTGTATTTACTCAAATGTGGACAGCAAAGTACTCAGAGTTTCTACTCCCTGACGGCTCAGGTAAACTACTCCCTCCTGGCGCCTTAAACTACTACACAGGTGAGGAACCAGCGTATAGCAGATCAACTAAGACATGGGCACTGGAGATTGATGATATATATGCACCATTATTGGTCAAGAATGATCATTGGGTAGCTTGCTGGATATCAATCC contains these protein-coding regions:
- the LOC125579795 gene encoding uncharacterized protein LOC125579795 — protein: MDKLDFPQRLYSVGQEPFPNKSIAYYSDDSKLFPALKEALEADEWEELKNSRVGVFLKFHEMKFGWASRLVHYILCFQLDCNKKFELWSLVGVEPLRFSLHEFEEITGLNCEYVKNLENPLVEVTTDMKAFWAQMGVNFDRGPSIDELTTACQMCRTWSRDDRLRLGYLAIYAGFIEAARTSSPTRASLTRLVMDLDAFEDYPWGRVAFKFLMESVKGVDLTKTYAIEGFVQVLQVWVYCCLPEFGAGFGHPIEGSPTPPLLAFLGGKGKRRLQENMLKQTRTKNFTMKDYSEMFPRWDGELEDEKADNIVKAVFSSGWAWEQSHWPLSDAESRKKARESPGLDVETMKGEIVRWLTGLTSNVAEGLSRCENTLKTQSRMIEGLTTQVGAVEKMVREGWKEDHTKADSSTDVPEANKSDGDKAKKDSAEESKGDESDESKGEESKGEESRAEESRAEESKAAETAPKGMTTRAKARDTQATVSESENENGGISVVVIDKEQSCIDYGSVKKLKQVGKVRAARIVARAKSDRQRRLAATQQSPFDGDSTAKVIIPNQQKQGQGYNPFANPDRQKLSALLDWVKLDPKWRQKVKSSSSHWFYILLTPTKWLIDTHMDAGINLLRLRYTKHPEWFRSDRFCILDAVFTQMWTAKYSEFLLPDGSGKLLPPGALNYYTGEEPAYSRSTKTWALEIDDIYAPLLVKNDHWVACWISIPRRRIVIWDSDLAYATDAEIAKAVKPIAHMLPYMLRMLSTGAEREL